The genomic interval AGTTGACTCATCAGAAATGGCGTTCAAAATAGCTGGATCAATGGCACTTAAACAAGCTGCTACAAAAGCTAAACCAGTAATATTAGAACCAGTATTCAAAGTAGAAGTAACTACTCCAGAAGAATACATGGGAGATATCATTGGAGACTTAAACTCAAGAAGAGGAATGGTATCTGGAATGATCGATAGAAATGGTGCTAAGATAATAACTGCTAAAGTACCTTTATCAGAAATGTTTGGATACGCAACTGACTTAAGATCTAAATCTCAAGGAAGAGCAACTTATTCTTGGGAGTTTTCTGAATATCTTCAAGTACCTGCTTCAATCCAAAAGCAAATACAAGAAGAAAGAGGAAAATAATTTACTTTTTATACAAAAATAGTGTATAATATAGTAATAAAATTATATGAAAAATAATGTAAAATAAATAGTTAACTAGGAGGAAAAAATGGCTAAAGAAAAATTTGAAAGAAGCAAACCACATGTAAACATTGGAACAATTGGACACGTTGACCATGGAAAAACAACAACAACTGCTGCTATATCTAAGGTATTATCTGATAAAGGATTAGCTAAAAAAGTAGATTTTGACCAAATTGATGCTGCTCCAGAAGAAAAAGAAAGAGGAATTACTATCAATACAGCTCATATTGAATATGAAACAGCAAATAGACACTATGCTCACGTTGACTGTCCAGGACATGCTGACTACGTTAAAAATATGATAACTGGTGCTGCACAAATGGACGGAGCTATACTTGTTGTATCAGCTGCTGATGGTCCTATGCCTCAAACAAGAGAACATATCTTACTTTCTAGACAAGTTGGAGTACCATATATTATTGTTTATTTAAATAAATCAGATATGGTTGATGATGAAGAATTACTAGAATTGGTAGAAATGGAAGTTAGAGAATTATTAACTGAATATGGATTCCCAGGAGATGACATCCCTGTAATCAGAGGTTCATCATTAGGAGCTTTAAATGGTGAAGAAAAATGGATAGAAAAGATAATGGAACTTATGGATGCAGTAGATAGCTATATCCCTACTCCTGAAAGAGCAGTAGATCAACCATTCTTGATGCCAATAGAAGACGTTTTCACTATCACAGGAAGAGGAACAGTTGTTACAGGAAGAGTTGAAAGAGGAATCATCAAAGTTGGAGAAGAAATTGAAATAGTTGGAATTAAACCTACAACTAAAACAACTTGTACAGGGGTTGAAATGTTTAGAAAACTTCTTGATCAAGGTCAAGCAGGAGATAACATTGGAGTTCTATTAAGAGGAACTAAGAAAGAAGAAGTTGAAAGAGGACAAGTTCTTGCTAAACCAGGAAGTATTCACCCTCATACAAACTTTAAAGGAGAAGTTTACGTATTAACTAAAGATGAAGGAGGAAGACATACTCCATTCTTCTCAGGATACAGACCTCAATTCTACTTCAGAACTACTGACATCACTGGTGCAGTAACTCTACCTGAAGGAGTAGAAATGGTAATGCCAGGAGATAACATTACTATGACTGTAGAATTAATCCACCCAATCGCTATGGAACAAGGATTAAGATTCGCTATCAGAGAAGGTGGAAGAACTGTTGCTTCTGGAGTTGTTTCTGAAATAATTAAATAATAAAAGTAATTTTTATAAAAGAAGGGACACTAGAAGCATCTAGTGTCCTTTTCTTTTCAAAATGAGAAAAAGGGAGGAATTAAATAAAATAAAATGAATAATAATCTATATAAAATGGAAAATACTTTACGTTCTTTAGCAAAGAGGTATAAAAGTGTAAAATATTCATTAGGATTAGTACTAATATTTTTAATGTTAGGTATAAATGCTTTTTCAGAAGAAATTTTTACCACTGAACAAGTATCAACTTCAAAAAAAGATATAAAAACTTCAGTAGAAAATTTAAAAGATAAGTTAGAACAAGTTAAAGAAGAGAATGAAAAAGATATAAAAGATTTAAGATTAGAATTAATTCAACTTATGGAACAAGGAAACCAAGTAGTAAAATCACCTTGGGCTTCTTGGCAATTTGGAGTAAACTACTATTATGACAATTGGAGAGGAACTTATAGAGGTAGAGGAGACAAGACAGAAAAATATCCTTATGAAGGAATACTTGAAAGAGATACAAATGAAATGTATAGATATATAGCCACTAATAGTGCTATGTATTCAAATTTATCTAAAAGTACTAATGTGAGGTCTGCTTCAACAAATAGGAGAAAAGGCTTATCTAATTATGGTATAGCTAGTAATATATCTCAAAAGGAACCAATAGTATCATTAGAACTAAATGCTGGCATAAGCCCAAGAGTGATTAATAAAAAATCACCTCACACAGCACCCACTCCACCAGATATACTATTACCAACTTTTGAACCTAAATTTGTTAACCCACCAGTTATACCTAATGCTCCTCACTCACCTACATTAACGTTGCCTAGTTTTAATGTAAATGTGGCATCGTCAAATAATGGTTCTAAAAGAGTTATACTAGGATACGGAGATAACTCTTTAATTCAAGAAGTGGCTATAACAGGTGGAGATTTTAAAATAAAAAGAAATCCTATAAGGGCAGCATACAATGGTATTCAAGGAACTGTACCTCCTGGAACACCGCCTATGTGGCATTATAGTTTTGTGAATTATTCTGGAAGAATAGCTTTTGATGCTGATGGTGCAAATAAAGTACATCAATTCCCAACATTTGCAACTTCAATAGCTATGGGACCATGGGTTCCATCAACATACACATGGTCAGGTTTAAATGAACCAGGAACAGATGCAGAAAATACTGCAACCCCTTATCAAAAAAATCTAGCTTTTCTTGCAGTAAATAAAGGGGCAATGCTAAATAATGCAAATTTTTTGTATACTAATCCAATAATGACTAGTCAACTATTAAAAGAGTTTGTACATCAGGATGTACATGGAGGAATTGCAACAGCAACAATAAGAACTGGAATTGTAGACTCAGTGGGATCTAGTTCTTCTCTTGTAACAGCTTATGATGATATGGTTGCATATCAAACTACTGCAATGCAACAATCTTTAGTACCTTATTCTGGGATAACTGAGCAGCACACTTTTTTAAATGGGGGAAAAGTGATAATCGAAGGAGCTAATACCTCATTAGGAAATACATATAGTCATATGGAAGGATCAAAAGTAAGACAGTCTACTATTAATACTGGAGATATAATATTTCAGCCATATTCTGATGATGGTACTAATATTTTTGAAAAGAATACAGCAGTTTTTGTTATTTCGAAGGATACACATGAAACTACATCATCAGGAACAACAGTACCTCAAATACAAGATAGTATAAACTATAATGCAGGTAAAATAAAAATGTACACAACTAATGCAGTAGGTCTAGTAGCAGATCCTGAACAAAAAAGACCTGTTAGTTTAATAAATAGAGATACTTTTGAATTATATGGAGAAAACTCAGCAGCAATCTATTTAAAAAATGCAGTAGCCTTGGATATCCAAACAACAAATGATAAAAATTTTACTTTAGATACAAAAGATAATTCTAATAGTACTTTAAGTACTAATTCTTCATATAAACCTATAAAAATATCTGGTGATAAAAGTATAGGTTTATATAGCGTTGCAAGTGGAAGTACTGTTGAAGGGAACTTTGCTCTTGATATAGGAGCCATTGGAGTAGGAAATGAAAAATTCACTACTACAACTATTTCAAATTTAACAGATGGAGTTAATCTAACTAATCATAGTATAAATACAAGTGGGAGCACTGATGATATAGAAGGTTCATATGGAATACTTTCAAAATCACCTACTGATTTAACAAGTCATAAAATTAGAATATTTGATAAGGCAATAGGGAATGTTGGAGTTTACCCAGCAGATAACGTTGAATTAAAACTTGGTGGAGGAAGTATAGAGTTAAATGGTGGAAGTACTGCAAAAGATAATATAGGTATATATATAGATGGACAGGGAGCAGTTACTTCAACAGGAAGTATTAAGTTAGATGGAGGAGTTGGAAATTTAGGAATCTATGCTAAGGGTGGAAATTTACCTACAGGAGTTTCAAATAATGTTACAGTAAGAGAAATAAAAGGTAGTGGAACTAAAAATACAGTTTTCATTTATGGAAGTGATGGAGCAAAAATTAAACTATCTGATGGGACTTTACCCAATGGAACAGCTTTATCAAAGGGAGCTACTTATGGCTTAAATATAAGTAATGCAACTGTAGATACAGATGCAAGTACATCTAATAAAAAAGATACAGGAGCAGTTTTTGCAACAGGAGCAGGAACCGAAATATCTATAAATAAGACAGCTACTTTATCAACAACAGCTAGTCCTAATATAAATATAACAGGAACAAAATTAACAGATCCAGGAACAGAGAAGTATGTTGGTTTTGGATTAATGGCTAAAGATGGAGCAACAATAAGAGCTAAAAATAATTATATAAAAATTACTAATGGTTCTACAGCAGTTGCCTCTGTAGGTTCAGGTTCTAAAGTGGAAATGAATGGAGGAAAGATAGATTATACAGGTAAAGGTTATGCTTTATATGCAACTCCAGGTAATACTATAGATATAAGTGGTGTTAAATTAACTTTAGATGGAAATGCAGTAGCATATGAAAGAGATTTAGCAACATCTTTTCCAATAATAACTGATACAAATACAAGTATTCATATAAAATCAAAAGATGTTGTAGTTTTAAATGTAAAACATGCAAGTCCTCTAAATGTTTCATCTTTAGTGAGTACCGTAGTAAATAGTTGGGCAGGACTTTCAACGATTCCAACTTATGATGCAGGAGCAATCAACTATAAGATGACAACTATTGATGGTTTATCTGCATATAATATAGATCAAGATATAAATAAAAAGAATGTAGTTTTAGGAACAGCAGATAATAATTCTAAATTATTTGTTAGAAATATGTCAATTCAAAGAGCTAAGATGAATCTAGCTTCTGGAAAGAATGTGACAGCATATTTAGATGCTTCAGATTTAACAAATTTAGAAACTAGTACTGTTATAGGCTTAGATATGAACTCAAGTGCCAATGCAGCTGGTAGAAATGAGACTCAAATAAATTTAGCTAGTGGTTCAAGTGTCAATGCAGACAAAATAGATGCTGGAAGTGGAGCAATTGGTCTATTTATAAACTATGGAGAAGCTAACATTGCTAGTGGAGCTAAAGTAAATGTTGAAAAGTCAGGACTTAATGATGCCAATGCAAAAGCAGTTGGAGTATATGCAGTAAATGGTTCTACTGTTAACAATGAAGGTGAAATCAATGTTGGTGGAGAAGGTTCAATAGGAGTTTTAGGAATCTCTTATAGAAAAGATAGTAATGGAGTTTTAAAAAGAAATGAATTTGGAGCTAAACCAAATGCTGGAGATGTTGGTGTAGTAAATAAAGGTAAAATAGAACTTGATGGTAAAAAAGCAGTTGGTATCTATATAGAAAATAATGATAGTAATACTAGTGCTCCTCATATAATAGAAGCAACTAATGATACTAATGGTACTATAAATATGTCAGGTCAAGAAGCTATTGGTATGGCTGCAAAACTTGGAAATTTAGTAAATAAAGGTACAATTAATATTACAGCTGATAAAGGAACAGGAATGTTTGTAGAAACAGATGGAGTTAGACCAGCAACTATGACAAATGACTCTACTGGGACTATTTCAATAGGAGATTCTACAAGTGAAAGTGTTCTAAGAACAGGAATGTTTACTAAAGACCAAAATGTAAAAATAACAAATAAAGGTAAAATAGATGCTGGAAAGAATTCATATGCTATCTATGGAAAAGATGTACAATTAACATCAGGATCTGAATTAAAAGTTGGAGATAATGGAGTAGGAATATTCTCAACATCAACAACACCAGCAACACATAATATTGATATCCAAGCAGGTGCTAAAATTACTTTAGGTAAAGATGAAGCAGTTGGAGTATTCTTAGGAACAGATGCGTTAACTAGAGTTCAAGCTAATGGTGTTAAAGTAAATGATGCTGGAAGTATCATGAATATAGGAGATAATTCATATGGATATGTTCTAAAAGGAAGAGGAACTACTTTTACAAACTCAAGTTCTGGTAGTGTAACTTTAGGAACAAAATCAGTTTACTTATACTCAGATGATACTACTGGAAATATAACAAATAATGTTGCATTAACTTCAAATGGTTCAACTGCAGGGACTGCATTAACAAGTGCAACAGGTGGACAAAACTATGGAATTTACTCAGCAGGAACTGTAGTAAATAATGCAAATATAGACTTTTCTAAAGGAATAGGAAATGTTGGAATTTACAGTATTAAAGGTGGAACTGCAACAAATAATTCTACAATAACTGTAGGAGATTCAAATGCACAAGGAAACCTATATTCTTTAGGTATGGCAGCAGGATATGCGAGAACAGATAGTGGAAATATAATAAATAATGGAACAATAAATGTTGTAGGAAAAGATGCTATAGGAATGTATGCATCAGGACCAGGTTCAACTGCAACAAATAATGCAGGACATACAATAAATCTATCTGGTGATGGTTCTATGGGTATGTATTTGGATAATGGAGCTATAGGTGTAAATAATGGTACAATAACAACAGTAGGAAATCCAAAAGG from Fusobacterium pseudoperiodonticum carries:
- the tuf gene encoding elongation factor Tu; translated protein: MAKEKFERSKPHVNIGTIGHVDHGKTTTTAAISKVLSDKGLAKKVDFDQIDAAPEEKERGITINTAHIEYETANRHYAHVDCPGHADYVKNMITGAAQMDGAILVVSAADGPMPQTREHILLSRQVGVPYIIVYLNKSDMVDDEELLELVEMEVRELLTEYGFPGDDIPVIRGSSLGALNGEEKWIEKIMELMDAVDSYIPTPERAVDQPFLMPIEDVFTITGRGTVVTGRVERGIIKVGEEIEIVGIKPTTKTTCTGVEMFRKLLDQGQAGDNIGVLLRGTKKEEVERGQVLAKPGSIHPHTNFKGEVYVLTKDEGGRHTPFFSGYRPQFYFRTTDITGAVTLPEGVEMVMPGDNITMTVELIHPIAMEQGLRFAIREGGRTVASGVVSEIIK
- a CDS encoding autotransporter-associated N-terminal domain-containing protein, which codes for MNNNLYKMENTLRSLAKRYKSVKYSLGLVLIFLMLGINAFSEEIFTTEQVSTSKKDIKTSVENLKDKLEQVKEENEKDIKDLRLELIQLMEQGNQVVKSPWASWQFGVNYYYDNWRGTYRGRGDKTEKYPYEGILERDTNEMYRYIATNSAMYSNLSKSTNVRSASTNRRKGLSNYGIASNISQKEPIVSLELNAGISPRVINKKSPHTAPTPPDILLPTFEPKFVNPPVIPNAPHSPTLTLPSFNVNVASSNNGSKRVILGYGDNSLIQEVAITGGDFKIKRNPIRAAYNGIQGTVPPGTPPMWHYSFVNYSGRIAFDADGANKVHQFPTFATSIAMGPWVPSTYTWSGLNEPGTDAENTATPYQKNLAFLAVNKGAMLNNANFLYTNPIMTSQLLKEFVHQDVHGGIATATIRTGIVDSVGSSSSLVTAYDDMVAYQTTAMQQSLVPYSGITEQHTFLNGGKVIIEGANTSLGNTYSHMEGSKVRQSTINTGDIIFQPYSDDGTNIFEKNTAVFVISKDTHETTSSGTTVPQIQDSINYNAGKIKMYTTNAVGLVADPEQKRPVSLINRDTFELYGENSAAIYLKNAVALDIQTTNDKNFTLDTKDNSNSTLSTNSSYKPIKISGDKSIGLYSVASGSTVEGNFALDIGAIGVGNEKFTTTTISNLTDGVNLTNHSINTSGSTDDIEGSYGILSKSPTDLTSHKIRIFDKAIGNVGVYPADNVELKLGGGSIELNGGSTAKDNIGIYIDGQGAVTSTGSIKLDGGVGNLGIYAKGGNLPTGVSNNVTVREIKGSGTKNTVFIYGSDGAKIKLSDGTLPNGTALSKGATYGLNISNATVDTDASTSNKKDTGAVFATGAGTEISINKTATLSTTASPNINITGTKLTDPGTEKYVGFGLMAKDGATIRAKNNYIKITNGSTAVASVGSGSKVEMNGGKIDYTGKGYALYATPGNTIDISGVKLTLDGNAVAYERDLATSFPIITDTNTSIHIKSKDVVVLNVKHASPLNVSSLVSTVVNSWAGLSTIPTYDAGAINYKMTTIDGLSAYNIDQDINKKNVVLGTADNNSKLFVRNMSIQRAKMNLASGKNVTAYLDASDLTNLETSTVIGLDMNSSANAAGRNETQINLASGSSVNADKIDAGSGAIGLFINYGEANIASGAKVNVEKSGLNDANAKAVGVYAVNGSTVNNEGEINVGGEGSIGVLGISYRKDSNGVLKRNEFGAKPNAGDVGVVNKGKIELDGKKAVGIYIENNDSNTSAPHIIEATNDTNGTINMSGQEAIGMAAKLGNLVNKGTINITADKGTGMFVETDGVRPATMTNDSTGTISIGDSTSESVLRTGMFTKDQNVKITNKGKIDAGKNSYAIYGKDVQLTSGSELKVGDNGVGIFSTSTTPATHNIDIQAGAKITLGKDEAVGVFLGTDALTRVQANGVKVNDAGSIMNIGDNSYGYVLKGRGTTFTNSSSGSVTLGTKSVYLYSDDTTGNITNNVALTSNGSTAGTALTSATGGQNYGIYSAGTVVNNANIDFSKGIGNVGIYSIKGGTATNNSTITVGDSNAQGNLYSLGMAAGYARTDSGNIINNGTINVVGKDAIGMYASGPGSTATNNAGHTINLSGDGSMGMYLDNGAIGVNNGTITTVGNPKGAVGVVVRNGAEFTNNGIVNISSKDGYAKYVKGGIIKNYGSFVVSNGATEDYAVGNKPTGKELIVNGVKVVDINAPLGTTTATITINGIPHTPVITNISGTRSMLTSNVGMYIDTLRGTNPISGSLGILGDSADLIVGSEAARTTTSRGIQVPNRIIAPYNVVMAANSSIRYWNIYSGSLTWIATATLNKTTGLIENMYLAKIPYTAFAGNEATPVAVSDTYNFLDGLEQRYGVEELGTRENRVFQKLNSIGKNEEILFYQATDEMMGHQYANVQQRIVATGDILDKEFNYLRSEWQTVSKDSNKIKTFGVRGEYNTDTAGVINYTNNAYGVAYVHEDETVRLGESTGWYAGIVHNTFRFKDIGNSKEEQLQGKVGLFKSVPFDENNSLNWTISGDIFAGYNKMHRKFLVVDEVFNAKGRYYTYGLGLKNEISKEFRLSESFTFKPYAALGLEYGRFSKIKEKSGEIRLDVKSNDYFSIRPEIGAELGFKQYFGRKTLRVGVSVAYENELGRVANGKNKARVAYTTADWFNIRGEKEDRRGNVKTDLNIGVDNQRIGLTGNVGYDTKGKNIRGGLGLRVIF